The following nucleotide sequence is from Tardiphaga alba.
GCCGCAGCCGGCGTCGCCGTGCTCGAAAAGCAGATGGGCGAAATGTCGGTCCTCCTGAAGGATACGGCAGACCACATCAAGAAGACCGCCGAAACCGCGGAAACCGAGATGAAGAATCTCGGCAAGCTCACCGAGGAGACCAAGAAGTCCGCGGATGACGCGCTGATCAAGCACAACGAGCTCTCGGCTCGTATGACCGAGATCGAACAGAAGCTGGTGAAGGGTCAGACCGAGCCGGAGCGCCGCAAGTCGCTCGGTCAGACGGTCACCGACAGCGACGAAGTGAAAGCTCTGATGGCGAACGCAACGAAGCGTGGTCGCGCAACCGTCTCGGTCAAAGCCATTATCTCGGCCCTTACGACCGATGCCGACGGCTCGGCTGGCGACCTGCTCATTCCGCAGCGCGTAGATGGCATCGTCGCCCCGCCGACCCGTCGCATGACCGTGCGTGACCTGATCACCCCAGGCCGCACCGCCGGCAACGCAATCCAGTTCGTGAAGGAAACGGGCTTCACCAACAACGCAGCGACCGTTACGGAAACTGCCGGTACTGCGAAGCCGCAGTCGGACATCAAGTTCGATGTGGTAAACACCTCGGTGACGACCATCGCGCACTATGTGAAGGCGACGAAGCAGATCCTCGACGACGCACCGCAGCTGCAGTCCTACATCGACGGCCGCCTGCGTTACGGCCTGATGTACGTTGAGGAGAACCAGCTTCTCAACGGCGGCGGCACTGGTACCGATTTGAACGGTATCTACACGCAGGCGTCCGCCTATGCGGCCCCGATCGCACCGAGCGCAGCCGGCAACCTGACCAAGATCGACGTGATCCGCCTCGCCATCCTGCAGGCGGCTCTCGCCGAATACCCGGTCACCGGCATCGTGATGCACCCGTCTGACTGGACGGACATCGAGCTGACCAAGACCGATCAGGGCCAGTATCTCTTCACCAATCCGCAGAACGGCACCGAGCCTCGCCTGTGGCGTCTCCCGGTTGTCGAAACGCAGGCGATGTCGCTCGACCGGTTCCTGGTTGGTGCCTTCCGTCTCGGCGCACAGCTCTTCGACCGTGAAGAAGCCAACGTCGAGATCAGCACCGAAGATCAGGACAACTTCATCAAGAACCTCGTGACGATCCGCGCTGAAGAGCGTCTCGCTCTCGCCGTCTATCGCCCCGAGGCCTTCGTGAAGGGCACTTACACCGCAGCTCTCGGCGCGTAACGCCAGCATCGAAGCGAGCGCCCGGTTTCGGCCGGGCGCTCTTTCGCCTGCAACATGGAGATACCGAACATGAAACTCGCAGCGCTTGACCAGGTCTCGGTCAGTTCCGTCAAGGCGGACTCCTTGCGGCCCGGCGAAGAATTCCATGTCAGCGACACTTACGGCGAAGAGTTGCTGACCAAGCACCCGGACAAATTCCGGAAGGTCGATGGTAGCCAGCCTGAGCCGGCCGCCGAGATCGCTCCAATCGCCAAATCCGAACCTGCTCCGCAAAACAAGGCTGAGGACGCTCCGGCGAACAAGGCCGATCACCGGAAGAAGGGCGGCAAGGCCTAATCGGCCTCGCTCAATTCCACTTAGGCGCAATCGCGCCATTCAAGGAGAGCCACCATGCGACGTTACAAAGTTACGCTCACGACCGACGCAAGCGGCAACGCCGTCGGCTATACCCCCCGCATCGCCGGCGAGATTCACCAGATCGAATACGTGAAGGACACCGCCAGCGCTGGTGCTAACGCCTACGCCAATGGTGTCGACTTCACGATCACCGGCGAGGCCACGGGCGTGAACCTCTGGACGCAATTGGATGTCAACGCTTCCGTCGTCGTGGCGCCACGCATGCCGACCCACGACCGAGCGGGCGCTGCATCGCTTTATGCTTCGGGTGGCACCGGGGTGCAGACCCGTGTCGGCCTGGCGAGTGATCGTGTAAAGATCTCTATCGCGCAGGGCGGTAACACCAAGGTCGGCGCCTTCCACGTCGTGGTCGCCTGATCTATGCGGCTCGTTCTGGTAACCCCTCCGACCGTCGAGCCTCTGAGCGCGACCGAGGCGAAAACACGCCTCGGAATCGGCTCTGAGATTTCGGACGCCACGATGGACTCGTTCATCAAGGCGGCTCGTCA
It contains:
- a CDS encoding phage major capsid protein translates to MKRITPWAAFAAIVAIAVVAVLAFDASSIAHANTLGFHIADAAAGVAVLEKQMGEMSVLLKDTADHIKKTAETAETEMKNLGKLTEETKKSADDALIKHNELSARMTEIEQKLVKGQTEPERRKSLGQTVTDSDEVKALMANATKRGRATVSVKAIISALTTDADGSAGDLLIPQRVDGIVAPPTRRMTVRDLITPGRTAGNAIQFVKETGFTNNAATVTETAGTAKPQSDIKFDVVNTSVTTIAHYVKATKQILDDAPQLQSYIDGRLRYGLMYVEENQLLNGGGTGTDLNGIYTQASAYAAPIAPSAAGNLTKIDVIRLAILQAALAEYPVTGIVMHPSDWTDIELTKTDQGQYLFTNPQNGTEPRLWRLPVVETQAMSLDRFLVGAFRLGAQLFDREEANVEISTEDQDNFIKNLVTIRAEERLALAVYRPEAFVKGTYTAALGA